In Sphingomonas sp. G-3-2-10, a single window of DNA contains:
- a CDS encoding nuclear transport factor 2 family protein, translated as MSAEDVVAIQNLKARYCVAVDALTADTVSAAEAFRSIFHQRAVAEYGGDPVIGIAALTEFLCSAIAGNSEWRVHMIHTPLIAVDGDRATGDWTLLVHLKRPGGPVDVLLGRYSDEFVRTAEGWRIARVRFLRQG; from the coding sequence ATGTCCGCCGAGGACGTCGTTGCGATCCAGAACCTCAAGGCTCGCTATTGCGTCGCGGTCGATGCGCTGACCGCCGATACCGTCAGCGCCGCCGAAGCGTTCCGGTCGATCTTCCATCAACGGGCGGTTGCCGAATATGGCGGTGATCCAGTCATCGGGATCGCCGCGCTCACCGAATTCCTGTGCAGCGCCATCGCCGGCAATTCGGAGTGGCGGGTGCATATGATCCACACCCCGCTGATCGCGGTGGATGGCGATCGCGCGACCGGCGACTGGACCTTGCTGGTCCATCTCAAGCGCCCCGGCGGGCCGGTGGATGTGCTGCTGGGCCGCTATTCGGACGAGTTCGTGCGCACGGCCGAGGGCTGGCGTATCGCCCGCGTCCGCTTTCTGCGGCAGGGCTAG
- a CDS encoding class I adenylate-forming enzyme family protein, protein MATRPPSIAAGPPLADEPGIGPLTLGGWLREVTGRHGPREALVLHEDGQTIRWTYADLWDRANQVARALLACGVGKGTRVGVLMTNRPEFLSAVFGTALAGGVATTFSTFSTPAELDHLIAASGCSVLLLERSVLKKDFAEMVAGLEPALATAPSGGIASIRFPFLRHVASIGGGAGAIEDWPAFLSRGDATEQALVDAAAATVAPSDPGVLFFSSGSTAKPKGILSAHRGVTLQLWRWKRFYAVEEDVRTWSANGFFWSGNFGMAIGGALSAGGSLVLQPTFQAEEALALMDAEKATMAVAWPHQWAQLEAAANWGEVNLSSLKYVSPKVPLGRHPTVSTDWQEPMAAYGNTETFTISAIFPSGTPDEVIGGSHGTPQPGMVFKIVDPLSGQVVPMGERGEIAVKGPTLMLGYIGIPADETLDGEGYFLTGDGGYLDVMADGTPRLFWEGRLNDIIKTGGANVSPVEIDSVIKSCPGVKVTQTVGVPHDTLGELVVTCIVPHQDAVLDEDAVRGFAKAELASFKVPRRVLFFAEDELELTGSAKIKTADLKALVVKRLAAEG, encoded by the coding sequence GTGGCGACGCGGCCCCCTTCGATCGCAGCCGGCCCGCCGCTGGCGGACGAACCCGGCATCGGTCCGCTGACGCTGGGCGGCTGGCTGCGCGAGGTGACCGGGCGGCATGGCCCGCGTGAGGCGCTGGTGCTGCACGAGGACGGGCAGACGATCCGCTGGACCTATGCTGATCTGTGGGACCGCGCCAACCAGGTCGCGCGTGCGCTGCTGGCGTGCGGGGTGGGGAAGGGCACGCGCGTCGGCGTGCTGATGACCAACCGGCCGGAGTTTCTCTCGGCGGTGTTCGGCACCGCGCTGGCGGGCGGGGTCGCGACGACGTTCAGCACCTTCTCGACGCCGGCCGAGCTGGATCACCTGATCGCGGCATCGGGCTGTTCGGTACTGCTGCTCGAACGGTCGGTGTTGAAGAAGGACTTCGCGGAGATGGTGGCGGGCCTCGAACCCGCGCTCGCCACCGCACCGTCTGGTGGGATCGCGTCGATCCGCTTTCCGTTTCTGCGCCATGTCGCCTCGATCGGCGGCGGGGCGGGGGCGATCGAGGATTGGCCGGCCTTCCTGTCGCGGGGTGACGCGACCGAACAGGCGCTGGTCGATGCCGCCGCCGCGACCGTCGCACCGTCCGATCCCGGCGTGCTGTTCTTCTCGTCGGGTTCGACGGCGAAGCCCAAGGGCATCCTCAGCGCGCATCGCGGGGTGACGCTCCAGCTGTGGCGGTGGAAGCGCTTCTACGCGGTCGAGGAAGACGTGCGGACATGGTCCGCCAACGGCTTCTTCTGGTCGGGCAATTTCGGCATGGCGATCGGCGGCGCGCTATCCGCTGGGGGCAGCCTTGTGCTGCAGCCCACCTTCCAGGCCGAGGAAGCGCTGGCGCTGATGGATGCCGAAAAGGCGACGATGGCGGTGGCCTGGCCGCACCAATGGGCGCAGCTCGAAGCCGCGGCGAACTGGGGCGAGGTCAACCTGTCCTCGCTCAAATATGTCAGCCCGAAAGTGCCGCTTGGCCGCCATCCGACCGTCAGCACCGACTGGCAGGAGCCGATGGCTGCCTATGGCAATACCGAGACCTTCACGATCAGCGCGATCTTCCCCTCGGGGACGCCGGATGAAGTGATCGGCGGCAGCCACGGCACCCCGCAACCGGGCATGGTCTTCAAGATCGTCGATCCGCTGAGCGGGCAGGTGGTGCCGATGGGCGAGCGCGGCGAGATCGCCGTCAAAGGCCCGACGCTGATGCTCGGTTATATCGGTATCCCCGCCGACGAGACGCTCGACGGTGAGGGCTATTTCCTCACCGGCGATGGCGGCTATCTGGACGTGATGGCCGACGGCACGCCGCGGCTGTTCTGGGAAGGGCGGCTGAACGACATCATCAAGACCGGCGGCGCGAACGTCTCCCCGGTCGAGATCGACAGCGTGATCAAATCCTGTCCCGGCGTGAAGGTCACCCAGACCGTTGGCGTGCCGCACGATACGCTGGGTGAACTGGTCGTCACTTGCATCGTGCCGCATCAGGACGCGGTGCTGGACGAGGATGCCGTGCGCGGCTTCGCCAAGGCCGAACTCGCCAGCTTCAAGGTGCCGCGCCGGGTGCTGTTCTTTGCCGAGGACGAACTGGAGCTGACCGGCAGCGCGAAGATCAAGACGGCGGACCTGAAGGCGCTGGTGGTGAAGCGGCTGGCGGCGGAGGGTTGA
- a CDS encoding MDR family oxidoreductase, translated as MFSAILISKDDSGQSVAVTQIDDAQLPEGDVTIAVDYSTLNYKDGLAITGKGPVVRKFPMVPGIDLVGTVTDSSHADWKAGDKVVLNGWGVGETHWGGLAQKARLNGDWLVPLPAAFTGKQAMAIGTAGYTAALCVEALVKAGVTPDAGEVLVTGATGGVGSVAVALLGKLGFNVVAATGKASEGEYLTTLGATSIVERAALSEPGKPFQKERWAAVVDSVGSHTLANAVAATKYGGVVAACGLAQGADFPATVMPFILRGVSLLGIDSVMAPKAKRLTAWQRLANDLDPALLETIATEIGLADAIQTAADLIDGKVRGRVVVDVNR; from the coding sequence ATGTTTTCCGCCATCCTGATTTCGAAGGACGATAGCGGCCAGTCGGTCGCGGTGACGCAGATCGACGACGCGCAGCTTCCCGAAGGCGATGTGACGATCGCGGTCGATTATTCGACGCTGAACTATAAGGACGGTCTGGCGATCACGGGCAAGGGGCCGGTGGTGCGCAAATTCCCGATGGTGCCCGGCATCGATCTGGTCGGTACGGTGACCGACAGCAGCCACGCCGACTGGAAGGCGGGCGACAAGGTCGTGCTCAACGGCTGGGGCGTGGGCGAGACGCATTGGGGCGGGCTGGCGCAGAAGGCGCGGCTCAATGGCGACTGGTTGGTCCCGCTGCCCGCAGCCTTTACCGGCAAACAGGCGATGGCGATCGGCACGGCGGGTTATACTGCGGCGCTCTGCGTCGAGGCGCTGGTGAAAGCTGGCGTGACGCCCGATGCTGGCGAAGTGCTGGTCACCGGCGCGACCGGCGGCGTGGGCAGCGTCGCGGTGGCGCTGCTGGGCAAGCTGGGCTTCAACGTCGTGGCGGCGACCGGCAAGGCGTCCGAAGGCGAGTATCTGACGACGCTCGGCGCGACTTCGATCGTCGAGCGCGCGGCGCTCAGCGAACCGGGCAAGCCGTTCCAGAAGGAACGCTGGGCGGCAGTCGTGGACTCGGTCGGCAGCCACACGCTGGCCAATGCCGTCGCGGCGACGAAATATGGCGGCGTGGTCGCGGCATGCGGTCTGGCGCAGGGCGCGGATTTCCCGGCGACCGTCATGCCTTTCATCCTGCGCGGCGTGAGCCTGCTCGGAATCGACAGCGTGATGGCGCCCAAGGCGAAGCGGCTGACTGCGTGGCAGCGGCTGGCGAACGATCTCGATCCGGCGCTGCTCGAGACGATCGCGACCGAGATCGGGCTGGCCGATGCGATCCAGACCGCTGCCGATCTGATCGACGGCAAGGTGCGCGGCCGCGTCGTCGTCGATGTGAACCGCTGA
- a CDS encoding TetR/AcrR family transcriptional regulator, translated as MAEPRQKRTRDPVETREAILRAARTLLAKDGPEAISLSEVAHLAGVNRGTAYQHFKTRENLIEATADGVSEQMFRAVFGDPETIGERQVEDVDIADTTDRLVNFAMDNPELGRIWLLQLLSSPDPTADPFWREYEGSLERFASTDNSREGVDAEVLSVIMLASAFLWPVWARSHAHGEEERRALAHRFSQEFLRLSMYGSVQPDRYPQVAERLGRKVAKPAKLRAVGK; from the coding sequence ATGGCGGAGCCAAGGCAGAAGCGGACCCGGGATCCGGTCGAGACGCGCGAAGCGATCCTCCGCGCCGCGCGCACCCTGCTGGCCAAGGACGGTCCCGAAGCAATCAGCCTGTCCGAAGTCGCGCACCTTGCCGGGGTCAATCGCGGCACCGCCTATCAGCATTTCAAGACCCGCGAGAATCTGATCGAAGCGACCGCCGACGGGGTGTCCGAACAGATGTTTCGCGCGGTGTTCGGCGATCCGGAGACGATCGGCGAGCGGCAGGTCGAGGATGTCGACATCGCCGACACCACCGATCGGCTGGTCAATTTCGCAATGGACAATCCCGAGCTCGGCCGGATCTGGCTGCTTCAGCTGCTGTCGTCGCCCGATCCCACGGCCGACCCCTTCTGGCGCGAATATGAAGGCTCGCTCGAGCGGTTCGCCAGCACCGACAATTCGCGCGAAGGCGTCGATGCCGAAGTGCTGTCGGTGATCATGCTGGCAAGTGCGTTCCTGTGGCCGGTCTGGGCGCGATCGCATGCGCATGGCGAGGAGGAGCGCCGCGCGCTGGCGCATCGCTTCTCGCAGGAATTCCTGCGGCTGAGCATGTACGGATCGGTCCAGCCCGATCGCTATCCCCAGGTCGCCGAGCGGCTCGGCCGCAAGGTCGCCAAACCGGCCAAGCTGCGCGCCGTCGGGAAATGA
- a CDS encoding TonB-dependent receptor — MRTIFATSMAGVCLLAIAAPASAQTAAPQDPAASAEASQNEEIVVQARRRDESIQDVPAVVNAVTGDAIANLGLRDFTEVKDLVPGLQLSNNANGIGGNAQMRGVNFDVNASGFNATVEFYQNDAPLTAGVVLQQMYDVGQIEVVRGPQGTLRGRASPSGSIVVTTKKPDLYEIGGYVELTANNIGTMNGQGAINLPVIKGIAAIRVAGVIDQGEGNRIHSIDRTADARDPYTDARSVRVSALVEPADWLRLEGNYQRIDRFSRQFGQVESFRNVNPAAIATPVLIGPKDRLSNVARPTYLTQLFDIYNGRGEVSFGGQQLIYQFSHYTQNIDSFGNQDPANFFPATTVVQRTQSNIKSTSHELRLQNQERVFGMFDYVIGGFDYVNDTPTTLNSPTVIRLPVALGGGVATVNQTAIRRTGKSHERSFFGNVTAHIGESTEVSGGVRFISYKDDGQLYINGSLAASNAQDDDKVIYTASIKHSFSPDFMVYANTGTSYRPGISAVGDFNIARSARENSFLNLAAETSQSYEVGFKSSLFDRRVRFNASAYFQKFSNFPYRSPNGVYYVNTVAVRNAQGQVTGTAQQVGVFNFVGAVPVEVKGIELELSGNITPRWSMGVVAAYSDGKIKNGTIPCNDLNGDGKPDTSTTAPTLAALQAAVGANNLSQCNVTQRSAFQAPFSASFQTEYSVPITGHVDGYLRGLFNLNGSSQGDPTSAFDDVGSYGLLNLFVGIRAPDGQWELTAYAKNLTDEVRVLTRGNPLSTSYQQLGFGGFGPTGPILTGPTGTSADTGYVGITTTPLREFGLSFKFRFGSR; from the coding sequence GTGAGAACCATTTTCGCAACTTCGATGGCAGGCGTCTGCCTGTTGGCGATCGCCGCGCCGGCCAGTGCACAGACTGCCGCGCCGCAGGATCCGGCGGCATCCGCCGAAGCCTCGCAGAACGAGGAAATCGTCGTCCAGGCCCGCCGCCGCGACGAAAGCATTCAGGACGTTCCGGCGGTGGTGAACGCGGTCACCGGAGATGCGATCGCCAATCTGGGCCTGCGCGATTTCACCGAAGTGAAGGACCTGGTTCCGGGCCTTCAGCTTTCGAACAACGCCAACGGCATCGGCGGCAACGCGCAGATGCGCGGCGTCAATTTCGACGTGAACGCCAGCGGCTTCAACGCCACGGTCGAATTCTACCAGAACGATGCGCCGCTGACGGCTGGCGTGGTTCTTCAGCAGATGTACGACGTCGGCCAGATCGAAGTCGTGCGGGGTCCGCAGGGCACGCTGCGCGGCCGCGCTTCCCCGTCGGGCTCGATCGTGGTCACCACGAAGAAGCCCGACCTTTACGAGATTGGCGGCTATGTCGAGCTGACGGCCAACAACATCGGCACGATGAACGGGCAGGGCGCGATCAACCTTCCGGTGATCAAGGGCATCGCGGCGATCCGCGTCGCCGGCGTGATCGATCAGGGCGAGGGCAACCGGATCCATTCGATCGACCGCACGGCCGATGCCCGCGATCCCTATACCGACGCGCGCAGCGTCCGCGTCTCGGCGCTGGTCGAGCCGGCGGACTGGCTGCGCCTTGAAGGCAATTATCAGCGGATCGATCGCTTCTCGCGTCAGTTCGGGCAGGTCGAATCCTTCCGCAACGTCAATCCGGCGGCGATTGCCACCCCGGTGCTGATCGGGCCGAAGGATCGCCTGTCGAACGTCGCGCGTCCGACCTATCTGACCCAGCTGTTCGACATCTATAACGGGCGCGGCGAAGTGTCGTTCGGCGGCCAGCAGCTGATCTATCAATTCTCGCACTACACGCAGAACATCGACTCGTTCGGCAACCAGGACCCGGCGAACTTCTTCCCGGCGACCACGGTGGTGCAGCGCACCCAGTCGAACATCAAATCGACCTCGCACGAACTCCGCCTTCAAAACCAGGAGCGCGTGTTCGGCATGTTCGACTACGTCATCGGCGGGTTCGATTATGTGAACGACACGCCAACCACGCTGAACTCGCCGACCGTGATCCGCCTGCCGGTCGCGCTGGGCGGCGGCGTCGCCACGGTCAACCAGACCGCGATCCGCCGCACCGGCAAGTCGCACGAGCGCTCGTTCTTCGGCAACGTGACGGCGCATATCGGCGAATCCACCGAAGTCTCGGGCGGCGTGCGCTTCATCAGCTACAAGGATGACGGCCAACTCTACATCAATGGCAGTCTGGCCGCGAGCAACGCGCAGGACGACGACAAGGTGATCTACACCGCGTCGATCAAGCACTCCTTCTCGCCCGACTTCATGGTCTATGCCAACACCGGCACGTCCTATCGTCCCGGCATCTCCGCGGTGGGCGATTTCAACATCGCTCGCTCGGCTCGCGAGAACTCGTTCCTGAACCTCGCGGCGGAAACCTCGCAGTCCTATGAAGTGGGCTTCAAGAGCTCGCTGTTCGATCGCCGGGTGCGGTTCAATGCCAGCGCCTATTTCCAGAAGTTCTCCAACTTCCCGTATCGCTCGCCGAACGGTGTCTATTACGTCAACACCGTCGCTGTCCGTAACGCACAGGGCCAGGTCACCGGCACCGCGCAGCAGGTCGGCGTGTTCAACTTCGTCGGGGCCGTCCCGGTCGAAGTGAAGGGCATCGAACTCGAACTTTCGGGCAACATCACGCCGCGCTGGAGCATGGGTGTGGTCGCCGCCTATTCCGACGGCAAGATCAAGAACGGGACGATCCCGTGCAACGATCTGAACGGCGACGGCAAGCCGGACACCTCGACGACGGCGCCGACGCTGGCGGCGCTGCAGGCGGCGGTCGGCGCGAACAACCTGTCCCAGTGCAACGTCACGCAGCGCTCGGCCTTCCAGGCGCCATTCAGCGCTTCGTTCCAGACCGAATACAGCGTGCCGATCACCGGCCATGTCGATGGTTATCTGCGCGGCCTGTTCAACCTGAACGGCAGCTCGCAGGGCGATCCGACCAGCGCGTTCGACGATGTCGGCAGCTATGGCCTGCTCAACCTGTTCGTCGGCATCCGTGCGCCGGACGGCCAGTGGGAACTGACTGCCTATGCCAAGAACCTCACCGATGAAGTTCGCGTACTGACGCGCGGTAACCCGCTGTCGACCTCGTACCAGCAGCTCGGCTTCGGCGGGTTCGGCCCGACCGGTCCGATCCTGACCGGCCCGACCGGCACCAGCGCGGATACCGGCTATGTCGGCATCACCACCACGCCGCTTCGCGAGTTCGGCCTTAGCTTCAAGTTCCGCTTCGGCTCGCGCTGA
- a CDS encoding SDR family oxidoreductase, translating into MSGTRNPNGIAVVTGAAGGMGQPVAVRFAAQGRPLLLCDLDADRLEQVAGPLRVVGGDVRILPGDIADPAFPDQLVAALDGEPIAALVHTAGLSPTLADGPRIFDVNFTATRRLVDAVRPRMASGGCAVLISSMSAYMAARPEIDAAIRDLIDGDGAAIAPMITEPRGAYPISKRAVIALVAREAAAFGAKGARIASIAPGLIDTGMGRSEMAASEQTKVMLARTPLGRTGIGDEIASVAVFLCSNDASYITGCDIKVDGGTLAALGF; encoded by the coding sequence ATGAGCGGCACGCGAAATCCGAACGGCATTGCTGTGGTCACCGGCGCGGCGGGCGGCATGGGGCAGCCCGTGGCGGTACGGTTCGCAGCGCAGGGACGGCCGCTGCTGCTGTGTGATCTCGACGCGGATCGGCTGGAACAGGTCGCGGGTCCGTTGCGCGTCGTCGGCGGCGACGTGCGCATCCTCCCCGGCGACATCGCCGATCCCGCTTTCCCCGACCAACTGGTCGCGGCGCTGGACGGCGAACCCATCGCAGCGCTGGTCCACACCGCGGGCCTCTCGCCGACGCTTGCCGATGGCCCTCGCATCTTCGACGTCAACTTCACCGCCACCCGGCGGCTGGTCGACGCCGTCCGTCCGCGCATGGCATCCGGCGGGTGCGCGGTGCTGATCTCGTCCATGTCCGCCTATATGGCTGCCCGTCCGGAGATCGACGCAGCGATCCGCGATCTGATCGATGGCGACGGCGCCGCCATCGCCCCGATGATCACCGAGCCGCGCGGCGCTTATCCCATCTCGAAGCGCGCCGTGATCGCGCTGGTCGCGCGCGAAGCGGCGGCGTTCGGCGCGAAGGGCGCGCGGATCGCATCGATCGCACCGGGCCTGATCGACACCGGCATGGGCCGATCCGAAATGGCGGCGAGCGAGCAGACCAAGGTGATGCTCGCCCGTACCCCGCTGGGCCGGACCGGCATCGGCGACGAGATCGCGTCGGTCGCAGTATTCCTCTGCTCGAACGACGCGAGCTATATCACCGGATGCGACATCAAGGTGGATGGCGGCACGCTGGCGGCGCTGGGGTTCTGA
- a CDS encoding acyl-CoA dehydrogenase family protein, with amino-acid sequence MDLSLTPDQVAILDAIDSLTKRFASPPIHDISFALTSDELDRELAEGGFLDVAFDPDLGTVSAALIVERLARLPYAVEAATSALIRPLLGEAARPVCLVETGKLRRPIRFLKPGATVLVLGDTVTSFTAGEVDIRTDKESLYGYPMATLIAVPDRAVTLDISPEALRTRWQVAIAAEGAGLLAAALESTATYVTDRQQFGRPLAAFQAVRHRLAEAQVRTNGGYWLAMKAAATLDPGDAALAALHVQQSAGSAAYDFHQFLGAMGMTLEHPLHLWTYRLKALVGDMGGRGAQALAAADAVWG; translated from the coding sequence ATGGACTTGTCGCTCACCCCCGATCAGGTCGCGATCCTCGATGCGATCGACAGCCTGACCAAGCGCTTCGCCTCGCCGCCGATTCACGACATCAGCTTTGCGCTGACCAGCGACGAACTCGACCGCGAACTGGCCGAAGGCGGGTTCCTCGACGTGGCGTTCGATCCCGATCTGGGCACCGTCTCGGCGGCGCTGATCGTCGAGCGGCTGGCGCGATTGCCCTATGCGGTCGAGGCCGCGACCAGCGCGCTGATCCGTCCGTTGCTGGGCGAAGCCGCGCGGCCGGTCTGTCTGGTCGAAACGGGCAAGCTCCGCCGTCCGATCCGCTTCCTGAAGCCCGGCGCGACGGTGCTGGTGCTCGGCGATACGGTGACCAGCTTCACCGCCGGGGAAGTCGATATCCGCACCGACAAGGAGTCGCTCTACGGCTATCCGATGGCGACGCTGATCGCGGTGCCGGATCGTGCGGTGACGCTGGATATCTCGCCGGAGGCGCTGCGCACGCGGTGGCAGGTGGCTATCGCCGCCGAAGGCGCCGGGCTGCTCGCCGCCGCGCTGGAGAGCACCGCCACCTATGTCACCGATCGCCAGCAATTCGGGCGTCCACTCGCGGCGTTTCAGGCGGTGCGCCATCGGCTTGCCGAGGCGCAGGTGCGCACCAACGGCGGCTACTGGCTGGCGATGAAGGCGGCGGCCACGCTCGATCCGGGCGACGCAGCGCTGGCCGCGCTGCACGTTCAGCAATCGGCGGGATCGGCGGCTTATGATTTCCACCAGTTCCTCGGCGCGATGGGCATGACGCTGGAGCATCCGCTCCATCTTTGGACCTATCGGCTCAAGGCGCTGGTCGGCGATATGGGCGGGCGCGGCGCGCAGGCGCTGGCGGCTGCCGATGCGGTCTGGGGTTAG
- a CDS encoding acyl-CoA dehydrogenase family protein produces the protein MDFDWTSEEEAFRRRLRDFLSANLPEGWEDVAGHGPGSAELTEFSRRFCGKLAEDGLLTPHWPVEIGGQGLDPWHQLILAEEMWIAGEPRGAQYMNVNWIGPTLVKYGSAEQQARYLPPIAAGNAIWCQGFSEPGSGSDLASLRTRAVPDGENYRVSGQKIWTSYAGLAETCFLLCRTSDDRKNGISILLVPMDTPGITVRQIPSIIGEGDIHEVFFDDVVVPQSARIGAEGQGWEIIAFSLKNERLGIPRYHLARAALDRAVGILKDQDEFAGEAVRIEAANALALCEAARLASYAIVAQRARGEAVGPEASSARAATVMAERRVSEFIVEYLPESLGDAHPYLKMHHQRGIVAGIAAGAAEIQLNIIATDVLKLPREPR, from the coding sequence ATGGATTTTGACTGGACCAGCGAGGAGGAGGCGTTCCGGCGCCGGCTGCGGGATTTCCTGTCCGCGAACCTGCCTGAAGGCTGGGAGGATGTCGCGGGGCATGGTCCCGGTTCGGCCGAACTGACCGAATTCTCGCGCCGCTTCTGCGGCAAGCTGGCCGAGGACGGCCTGCTCACCCCGCACTGGCCGGTCGAGATTGGGGGGCAGGGCCTCGATCCGTGGCACCAGCTGATCCTGGCCGAAGAGATGTGGATCGCGGGCGAGCCGCGCGGCGCCCAGTATATGAACGTCAATTGGATCGGGCCGACGCTGGTCAAATACGGGTCGGCGGAGCAGCAGGCGCGCTATCTGCCGCCGATCGCGGCGGGCAATGCGATCTGGTGCCAGGGCTTTTCGGAGCCGGGTTCGGGATCGGACCTTGCGTCGCTGCGCACCCGCGCCGTGCCCGATGGCGAGAATTACCGCGTCTCCGGCCAGAAGATCTGGACCAGCTATGCCGGCCTCGCAGAAACCTGTTTCCTGCTGTGCCGCACCAGCGACGATCGCAAGAATGGCATCAGCATCCTGCTCGTGCCGATGGACACGCCGGGCATTACCGTGCGCCAGATTCCGTCGATCATCGGCGAAGGCGACATCCATGAAGTGTTCTTCGACGATGTCGTCGTGCCGCAATCGGCGCGGATCGGGGCGGAAGGGCAGGGGTGGGAGATCATCGCCTTCTCGCTCAAGAACGAGCGGCTGGGCATTCCCCGCTATCATCTCGCGCGCGCGGCGCTTGATCGCGCGGTCGGCATCCTGAAGGATCAGGACGAGTTTGCGGGCGAGGCCGTGCGTATCGAAGCTGCCAACGCGCTCGCTTTGTGCGAAGCGGCGCGCCTCGCCAGCTACGCCATCGTCGCCCAGCGCGCGCGGGGCGAAGCGGTGGGGCCGGAAGCCTCGTCGGCGCGCGCGGCCACGGTGATGGCCGAGCGCCGCGTGTCCGAATTCATCGTCGAGTATTTGCCCGAATCGCTGGGCGATGCGCACCCCTATCTCAAGATGCACCACCAGCGTGGGATCGTGGCGGGGATCGCGGCGGGCGCCGCCGAAATCCAGCTCAACATCATCGCCACCGACGTGCTCAAACTGCCGCGGGAGCCGCGCTGA
- a CDS encoding enoyl-CoA hydratase-related protein encodes MTANLPGYETILLERRERLLVLTFNRPDAMNAVNLALHDELPEALAFAANDPGSDVILLTGAGRAFSAGGDIAHMEHNAANPHLFDHEARQAKRIVNALLDIEKPVVCRMNGHAVGLGATIALLCDIIIAADTARIGDPHVGIGLVAGDGGALVWAQRIGIARAKEYLLTGELLTAVKAAEIGLINHAVPADQLDDAVDTLCGKLLDGAPNAIRWTKVLTNMELKRIANAVMEAGIAYESVSVRSADHREGVAALKEKRKPVFTGR; translated from the coding sequence ATGACCGCCAATTTGCCCGGATATGAGACCATCCTGCTCGAGCGCCGCGAGCGCCTGCTGGTCCTCACCTTCAACCGGCCCGACGCGATGAACGCGGTCAATCTGGCGCTGCACGACGAACTTCCCGAGGCGCTGGCCTTCGCGGCAAACGATCCCGGTTCGGACGTGATCCTGCTCACCGGCGCGGGCCGCGCCTTCTCCGCCGGCGGCGACATCGCGCATATGGAGCATAACGCCGCCAACCCCCACCTGTTCGACCACGAAGCGCGTCAAGCAAAGCGGATCGTCAACGCGCTGCTCGACATCGAGAAGCCGGTGGTGTGCCGGATGAACGGCCATGCGGTGGGCCTGGGCGCGACCATCGCCCTGCTGTGCGACATCATCATCGCCGCCGACACGGCGCGGATCGGGGACCCGCATGTCGGCATCGGGCTGGTCGCGGGCGATGGCGGCGCGCTGGTCTGGGCACAGCGGATCGGCATCGCGCGCGCCAAGGAATATCTGCTGACCGGCGAATTGCTGACCGCGGTAAAGGCCGCGGAGATCGGCCTGATCAACCACGCCGTTCCCGCGGATCAGCTCGACGATGCGGTCGATACGCTGTGCGGCAAGCTGCTCGACGGCGCGCCCAACGCGATCCGCTGGACCAAGGTGCTGACCAACATGGAGCTGAAGCGCATCGCCAATGCGGTGATGGAAGCCGGCATCGCCTACGAATCCGTCAGCGTCCGCTCCGCCGATCACCGCGAAGGCGTCGCCGCGCTGAAGGAGAAGCGCAAGCCGGTGTTCACCGGACGCTGA
- a CDS encoding GntR family transcriptional regulator translates to MPEKAVPEEPLYLQIAKVLKQEIMKGDFPVGAQLPTEGELCQRFSVSRYTVRGALGQLRDDGLISSRRGAGTVVIPPPSIGSRNFGAMSIEDLLHFASGSYIVIEWMKMVTVDKALAERTGFDVGEEWLSVRALGFNVGSEIPLGLADYFIHRDFAGVSRLLESHKAPIFPLIEDLFGVRMVEVRQEISAILVPAELASPLLVEVGSPALEVRHTYKLANGQIAQLTINTHPSERYRHAVTMRRVKN, encoded by the coding sequence ATGCCCGAAAAGGCCGTACCCGAGGAACCCCTGTACCTGCAGATCGCCAAGGTGCTGAAGCAGGAAATCATGAAAGGCGACTTCCCGGTCGGCGCCCAGCTTCCGACGGAGGGCGAGCTTTGCCAGCGTTTCTCGGTCAGCCGCTACACGGTGCGCGGCGCATTGGGGCAGCTGCGCGACGACGGGCTGATTTCCTCGCGGCGTGGCGCCGGAACCGTCGTGATTCCGCCGCCTTCGATCGGTTCGCGCAACTTCGGCGCCATGTCGATCGAGGATTTGCTGCACTTCGCCAGCGGTTCCTACATCGTGATCGAATGGATGAAGATGGTCACCGTCGACAAGGCGCTGGCGGAACGGACCGGGTTCGACGTGGGCGAGGAGTGGCTGTCGGTCCGGGCGCTGGGCTTCAACGTCGGGTCGGAAATCCCGCTCGGCCTGGCCGACTATTTCATCCATCGCGACTTTGCCGGGGTCAGCCGGCTGCTGGAAAGCCACAAGGCGCCGATCTTCCCGCTGATCGAGGATCTGTTCGGGGTGCGCATGGTCGAGGTGCGGCAGGAAATATCCGCAATACTCGTCCCCGCGGAGTTGGCGTCGCCGCTGCTGGTCGAGGTCGGATCGCCTGCGCTGGAGGTGCGTCATACGTACAAATTGGCGAACGGCCAGATCGCGCAGCTGACGATCAATACGCACCCGTCCGAGCGCTATCGCCACGCGGTGACGATGCGGCGGGTGAAGAACTGA